A part of Haemorhous mexicanus isolate bHaeMex1 chromosome 25, bHaeMex1.pri, whole genome shotgun sequence genomic DNA contains:
- the CCND3 gene encoding G1/S-specific cyclin-D3, which produces MELLCVESAPRAPRAGRDPHLLGDRRVLQNLLSLEERYSPRVSYFQCVQRDIQPYMRKMLAFWMLEVCEEQKCEEEVFPLAMNYVDRFLASVAVQKNHLQLLGAVCMLLASKLRETMPLTVEKLCIYTDNSITPQELLRWELLVLEKLKWDLVSVTANDFLPHILQRLPLPPDRLELVRKHAQTFIALCATDCTFVMYPPSMIATGSIGAAAHGLGLPGSAEALSELLASTTGTELDCLKACQEQIEAALAESLKQASQSQQEFSAKAAPYGGSQPTSTPTDVTDVNL; this is translated from the exons atggagctgctgtgcgTGGAATccgcgccccgcgccccccgcgccgGGCGGGACCCGCATCTGCTGGGGGACCGGCGGGTGCTGCAGAACCTGCTGAGCCTGGAGGAGCGCTACAGCCCCCGCGTGTCCTACTTCCAGTGCGTGCAGCGCGACATCCAGCCCTACATGCGGAAGATGTTGGCCTTCTGGATGCTGGAG GTGTGTGAGGAGCAGAAGtgtgaggaggaggtgttcccCCTGGCCATGAACTACGTGGATCGGTTCCTGGCCTCGGTGGCCGTGCAGAAGaaccacctgcagctgctgggggctgtgtgcATGCTGCTGGCCTCCAAGCTGAGGGAGACCATGCCCCTGACTGTGGAGAAGCTCTGCATCTACACCGACAACTCCATCaccccccaggagctgctg cgctgggagctgctggtgctggagaaGCTCAAGTGGGACCTGGTGTCGGTGACAGCCAACGATTTCCTGCCGCACATCCTGCAGCGCCTGCCGCTGCCCCCCGACAGGCTGGAGCTGGTCAGGAAGCACGCGCAGACCTTCATCGCCCTCTGCGCCACAG ACTGCACCTTTGTGATGTACCCCCCGTCCATGATCGCCACCGGCAGCATCGGCGCCGCCGCGCACGGCCTGGGGCTGCCGGGCAGCGCAGAGGCCCTGAGCGAGCTGCTGGCCAGCACCACGGGCACCGAGCTG GACTGCCTGAAGGCCTGTCAGGAGCAGATCGAGGCGGCCTTAGCCGAGAGCCTGAAGCAGGCATCccaatcccagcaggaattcagcGCCAAGGCGGCGCCCTACGGGGGCAGCCagcccaccagcacccccacgGACGTCACCGACGTCAACCTGTGA
- the BYSL gene encoding bystin: MPKARRARGSGPAPALPLAEQILQDAAPRLRAREKRGAEEQGGDGGGDGFVDARLSRRILEQARRQQEELEAEHGPGAPAAPRQRSAVLGPCSDSEDDEEWPSLEKAAAAAGRSGDYGGEVEVDPEDEKAIEMFMNKNPPLRRTLADIIMEKITEKQTEVETALSELSGCPMPQLDPRVLEVYRGVREVLSKYRSGKLPKAFKIIPALSNWEQILYITEPETWTAAAMYQATRIFSSNLKERMAQRFYNLVLLPRIRDDIAEYKRLNFHLYMALKKALFKPAAWFKGILIPLCESGTCTLREAIIIGSILTKCSIPVLHSSAALLKLAEMQYSGANSIFLRLLIDKKYALPFRVLDALVFHFLAFRAEQRLLPVLWHQSLLALAQRYKEDLSSEQKEALLELLKFHSHPQISPEIRRELMNSGTRDVEGEQPVAME; encoded by the exons ATGCCCAAGgcccggcgggcgcggggctccggcccggccccggcgctgccctTGGCCGAGCAGATCCTGCAGGACGCGGCCCCGCGGCTCCGGGCGCGGGAGAAGCGCGGGGCGGAGGAGCAGGGCGGCGATGGCGGCGGCGACGGCTTCGTGGACGCGCGGCTGTCCCGGCGCATCCTGGAGCAGGCGCGGCGGCAGCAGGAGGAGTTGGAGGCCGAGCACGGCCCCGGAgcgcccgcagccccccggcaGCGCAGCGCGGTTCTCG GTCCCTGCTCGGACTCGGAGGATGATGAGGAATGGCCCTCGCTGGAgaaggcggcggcggccgcgggacGGAGCGGGGACTACGGCGGGGAGGTGGAGGTGGACCCCGAGGACGAGAAAGCCATCGAGATGTTCATGAACAAGAACCCGCCGCTCAG GCGCACGCTGGCCGATATCATCATGGAGAAGATCACGGAGAAGCAGACGGAGGTGGAGACGGCGCTGTCGGAGCTCTCGGGCTGCCCCATGCCCCAGCTTGACCCCCGTGTCCTGGAGGTCTACAGGGGTGTCAGGGAG GTGCTGTCCAAGTACAGGAGTGGGAAGCTCCCCAAGGCATTTAAAATCATTCCTGCCTTGTCCAACTGGGAGCAGATCCTCTACATCACTGAGCCAGAGACGTGGACAGCTGCTGCCATGTACCAGGCCACCAG GATATTTTCCTCCAACCTGAAGGAGAGGATGGCCCAGAGGTTCTACaacctggtgctgctgccgcGGATCCGGGACGACATCGCCGAGTACAAGCGGCTCAACTTCCACCTGTACATGGCTCTGAAGAAGGCTCTGTTCAAGCCAGCAGCCTGGTTCAAGG ggatCCTCATCCCCCTGTGTGAGTCCGGCACCTGCACGCTCAGGGAGGCCATCATCATCGGCAGCATCCTCACCAAGTGCTCCATCCCCGTCCTGCACTCCAG TGCAGCGCTGCTGAAGCTGGCCGAGATGCAGTACAGCGGTGCCAACAGCATCTTCCTGCGCCTGCTCATCGACAAGAAGTACGCGCTGCCCTTCCGCGTGCTCGACGCCCTGGTCTTCCACTTCCTGGCCTTCCGCGCGGAGCAGCGGCTGCTGCCCGTGCTGTGGCACCAGAGCCTGCTGGCCCTGGCGCAGCGCTACAAGGAGGACCTGTCCTCGGAGCAGAAGgaggccctgctggagctgctcaagTTCCACAGCCACCCCCAGATCTCGCCCGAGATCCGCCGGGAGCTGATGAACTCCGGGACCAGGGACGTGGAGGGGGAGCAGCCGGTGGCCATGGAGTGA
- the MED20 gene encoding mediator of RNA polymerase II transcription subunit 20 yields the protein MGVTCVSQVPVAEGKSVQQTVELLARRLEALGADKQGTFGVDCETYHTAATLGTQGQTGKLMYVMHNSEYPLSCFALFENGPCLVADANFDTLMVKLKGFFQNAKANKIESRGTRYQYCDFLVKLGTVTMGPSARGISVEVEYCPCVIANDCWNLLMEFMQSFMGSHTPGIPSVFGSKHDSTYSPGDTMVQYMELFNKIRKQQQVPVAGIR from the exons ATGGGGGTCACCTG CGTGTCGCAGGTGCCGGTGGCCGAGGGCAAGAGCGTGCAGCAGACGGTGGAGCTGCTGGCGCGGCGGCTGGAGGCGCTGGGCGCGGACAAGCAGGGCACGTTCGGCGTGGACTGCGAGACCTATCACACGGCGGCCACGCTCGGCACACAGG GGCAGACAGGGAAGCTGATGTATGTCATGCACAACTCCGAGTACCCCCTGAGCTGCTTCGCCCTCTTCGAGAACGGGCCCTGCCTGGTGGCCGATGCCAACTTTGACACCCTCATGGTGAAGCTCAAGGGCTTCTTCCAGAACGCCAAGGCCAACAAGATCGAGAGCCGCGGCACCCGCTACCAGTACTGCGACTTCCTGGTGAAGCTGGGCACGGTCACCATGGGCCCCAGCGCCAGGGGCATCTCCGTGGAG GTGGAATACTGCCCCTGTGTGATCGCCAACGACTGCTGGAACCTGCTGATGGAGTTCATGCAGAGCTTCATGGGCAGCCACACGCCCGGGATCCCGTCGGTGTTCGGCTCCAAGCACGACAGCACCTACAGCCCCGGGGACACCATGGTGCAGTACATGGAGCTCTTCAACAAGATCCgcaagcagcagcaggtgcccGTGGCTGGCATCAGGTGA